Within the Bradyrhizobium cosmicum genome, the region CCTTCAATATCCACGCGCATCGCGAAGGTCATTTGATCTTCCATGTCGGCGGGCGATCTGCGTGCATCGATGTCAACGATGGACGCTACGAGCTCACTGAAGGCTCCGTCGTCGCGGTCAACCCGTGGGAACCGCATAATTTCCTCCCCACAGATCTCGACGGCGGTGCTGTCTTCTTCGTGCTCTATGTCAATCCGGAATGGTTTGCCCCCGATGCGCCCGGCGCCGACCGCCTCCGCTTCGGCCGGACCCAGTTCGTGCGATCGCCTGCGCTGGACAAGCACATCAGGCACGCGGCCGCCCTTGTGTGCGGCGCACCCTCGCTGAACAGCCTCGATGGCGAGCTGCGAAGGCTCATCGATATTTGCTACGACGAAAGCTGGCAGCAGACCGAGGCCGCGCCCGATCTGCGCACGAATGGCTCCATTACCGATTTTCGCGTCCGCAAGTGCATCAAGATGATGTCGGAGAGCCCGGGCGCGGAGATCGAGCTCGACACTATCGCACGCGAATCCGGCCTGTCGCGACCGCATTTCTACCGGCTGTTCCGTACTCAGACCGGCGTCACGCCGCACCTCTATCTCAACACCCTGATGATGGAGCAGGCATTGGAAGCGTTGGTGGCGAGCGAAGCGCCGATCGCCGATATCGGCTTCGATCTCGGCTTCTCCTCGCAGAGCGGGTTTACCCGCTTCTTCGCCGCCAATGTCGGGATGGCGCCGACCGATTATCGCCGCGCGGCCAAGGTTTTGCGCGGCTGACGGACGCGCGAAAAGATACTCACGATCAAATGCTTCGCTTGCGCCTCCCTTAGAATGTGGCGAACACGATCCCGGCAAGAGGATCGCATGTCCGGGGAGGACGCAAATCCATGGCAAGGTACGCAGCCTACACAGGGCTGTCCGACCTGCATCCGAAGTGTGATGGCGGCCGTCGCAAACGGAGCGAGGCAACGCCATGACCCGCTTTGTCGAGCGTCATCCGGCCTGGGCGCTGATCGTCATCATCGCGATCGCAGCGACGATGTGGCTGATCTTCGCGGTCTGGCCGCCCGGCCTCGAAGACACCGTCGGCCGCAAGCGGGTCTTCCTCAACGCGCTCTTCAACGGCATCACGCTCGGCGGCCTCTACTTCCTCGTCGCCAGCGGCTTCACGCTGATCTTCGGCCTGATGCGCAACGTCAACCTCGCGCACGGCTCGCTCTATTTGTTCGGTGGCTATGTCGGCTACGCCGTCAGCGCCTCGACCGGCTCCTGGATCCTCGCCTTCATCGTCGCCTTCATTCTGACGGCGCTGGTCGGCGTCCTGCTGCAGGTGCTCGTCTTCCGCCGCATGGAGGGCCAGGATCTGCGCCAGACCATGGTGACCATCGGCCTTTCGATCGTGTTCGCCGACCTCATGCTGTGGGCTTGCGGCGGCGACTTCTACCAGATCCAGACCCCGACCTGGCTGATCGGTCCGATCGATCTGCCGCTGATCACCGCGGTGAAATCCTCCGGCGAACCGGTCTACTTACGCTATCCGCTGGTGCGGCTCGTGATCTTCCTGGCCTCCGTGATCATCGGCATCGCGATGTGGCTCGCGCTCAACCGCACGCGGATTGGCATGATCATCCGCGCCGGTGTCGACGACCGCGACATTCTTGCCGCGACCGGCGTGCGTATCCAGATCGTCTTCGTACTCGTGTTCGCGCTCGGTGCCGGGCTCGCCGGTATCGCAGGCGTCGTCGGCGGTACCTTCCAGTCGCTCTCGCCCGGCGAGGACATCCGCTTCCTGCTCGCCTCCCTCGTGGTCGTGATCGTCGGCGGCATGGGCTCGATTCCCGGCGCTGCGCTCGGTGCGCTCATCATTGGGCTCGCCGAACAGCTCGGCTCGGTCTACATCCCGACCTACGCCATCGTCGTGACCTTCCTGATCATGGTGCTGGTGCTGGCGCTTCGGCCGCAGGGCCTGCTTGCGAGGCGCTAACATGTCCGTCACCCACGATGCGCGCATTCAGATCCGCAGCCCGGCCTCAGCCGCGCAGCGGCAGGCCGCGCGCGGCTGGCCCGACATCAACAATCCAGCCGCCTGGATCATTGCGGTCATTCTCCTTGCCATGCCGCTGGTCGCCAACGGCTTCTTCCTGATCGAGATCTTTGCAACCACGCTGATCCTCGGCACCATCGCGCTCAGCCTGATGTTCCTGGCCGGCTATGGCGGCATGGTCAGCCTGATGCAGCTCACCATCGCAGGCTTCTCAGCCTACATGGTCGCGGTGTTCGGCGTCAGCGGAAACGCCAATATCAGCCTGGGCTGGCCGTGGTGGTTGGCGGTTCCGATGGCGCTGACGCTGGCGACCATCTTCGGCACGCTCGGCGGCGCGCTCGCCGTGCGCACCGAGGGCATCTACACCATTATGATCACGCTCGCGATCGGAGCAGCCTTCTACTACTTCACTAACCAGAACTGGGCGATCTTCAACGGCCATACCGGCATCAACAACGTTGCAACGCCGCATTTCTGGGGCGTGAACTGGCGCGCCGACATTCCCTTCTACTATGTCGTGCTCGCGGTCGCCGCACTCTGCTATTTCGCCGTGGACTACATCTCCCGCGCGCCGTTCGGCCTCGCGCTGCAGGGCGTGCGCGACAATCCGCGCCGCATGGCGGCGCTCGGCTTCAACGTCAATGCCCACCGCGTCGCGGCCTATGCGGTGGCATCCTTCATCGCGGGTCTCGCCGGCGTGCTCCAGGTCTGGAACTATCGCCAGATTTCGCCGGGCTCGGTCAGCGTCGGCGCCTGTATCGACATTCTCATCATCGCCGTCGTCGGCGGCATCACCCGGCCGATCGGTCCCTATATCGGCGCGCTGGTTTTCGTACTCTTGCGTACCTTCGCGCTCGACTTCCTGATCAAGATCGGGCTCGACGGCAACCGGTTCCGGCTGCTGATTGGACTCGGCTTCCTCGCCATCGTGTTCTGGTCGTCGGACGGCGTGATCGGCTTGTGGCAGCGCTGGCGCCGGAGTTACCGTCCACAGTCGGATCGCCCGGGCGGAGGGCGTGGTCATGGATAGCGTCGCCCAGCGCCTCTCCGCTGTCGGTGCCGGTGCAGCCCTCGAGCTGCGCGGCGTCACGCGGCTGTTCGGCGCGTTGGCTGCGCTGACCGACGTCACCATCACCGTGCGCCCAGGCGAACGGCGCGCCGTGCTCGGCTCCAACGGCGCCGGCAAGACCACGCTGTTCAACTGCATCACCGGCGACTTCCCGCCGACATCAGGCACAATCCGTTTCTTTGGCGAGGACGTCACGCACTTCCCGCCCTATGAGCGCATCCGCCGCGGGCTCAGGCGGACCTATCAGATTTCCGCGCTGTTCCCCGGCCTCACCGTGCGGGACAACGTCTACCTCGCCTGCCGCGGCGTTTCGCGTGGACGCTTCTCATTCCTGCGGCCCGGCCAGAACGATGCGCTGATGCACGCGGCCGACAGTCTGGTGCAGGCCGTGCATCTTGCGGGGGTCAAGGATCAGCGCGTTGCCGAACTCGCGCACGGCCAGCAGCGGCAGCTCGAGATCGCGCTGGCGCTTGCAGGCGCCCCCCGCTTCGTGCTGTTCGACGAGCCGGCCGCCGGCCTGTCGCCGACCGAGCGGGCCGAGCTTGTCGAGATCCTGACCTCGCTGCCGGCGCATATCGGCTACATCATCATCGAGCACGACATGGACGTGGCGCTCCGCGTCGTCGAGAGCGTGACGATGATGCATAACGGCCGCATCTTCAAGGAAGGCGTGCCGGAGGAGATCCAGTCCGACCCTGAAGTCCAGGAGCTTTATCTGGGAGGCGGCCATGAGTGAGGCCCGCCGCTCACCCGCCGCACTCGAAGTCCGCGGCCTCGATGTCTATTACGGCCATTCGCATGCGCTCCAGGGCGTCGACCTCTCGCTCGATACCGGCGTGTTCTCCGTGGTCGGCCGCAACGGCATGGGCAAGACCACGCTGTGCAAGGCCATCATGGGCCTCGTGCCGGTGCGCGGCGGGTCGATCCGCGTCCGCGGTGAGGATATTACGCGCTGGCCGTCCGCGACTATCGCACGTCTCGGCGTCGGCTACGTGCCGCAGGGTCGCCGTCTCTGGCGCTCGCTCAGCGTCGACGAGCATCTGCGGCTGGCCGGCGGCATGCGATCCGGCCCATGGACCGTCGAGCGTATCTACGACACCTTTCCGCGGCTCGCCGAGCGCAAGGACCATGGCGGTGGCCAGCTCTCCGGCGGCGAGCAGCAGATGCTCGCGATCTCGCGCGCATTGCTGACCAACCCTCACCTCTTGATCATGGACGAGCCGACCGAGGGGCTCGCGCCCGTCATCGTCACCCAGGTCGAGGAGATGCTGCTCCAGTTGGGCGAGGACGGCGACATGTCCGTGCTCGTGATCGAGCAGAACATCGGCGTTGCCACCGCCATCTCGCGCAATGTTGCGATCATGGTCAATGGCCGGATCAATCGCGTCATCGACTCTAGTCGGTTGTCCGCTGACCGCGAGTTGCAGCGGCGCCTGCTCGGCGTCGGACTTCATGCTGAACTGGAGCCCGACATCGATGTGCCGGCCGCCGGCGGCGAGGTAAAGCCGGTCCCTCAGCCCGCGCGCGCGAGCGGCCCAACACGAATCTACATCTCCAATCCCACCCCGCCGACGCGCTGGTCGCAGCCGGTCCCGATCGCACGGATCGAAGCGGCTGCACGAACGCTCTCAATACAAGTTGCGCGTCTCGACGAGAGCGCACGGCGCAAGCGTGAGCCGGTGACGGCGCAAACCGCTGGCGCACCCGAGATCCTCGTCGTCGGCACGCTCGACACCAAGGGGACCGAGCTTCGGTTCATCCGTGACATCATCGCCGAAAGCGGCCTGCGTACGCGACTGGTCGACGTCTCCACCAGCGGCAAGCACGCGACCTGCGACGTCTCCGCGCAGGAGATCGCCCTGAACCACGGCCGCGGCGGCTCGGCCGTGTTCGGTCCGGATCGCGGTGTTGCTGTTACCGCGATGGCGGATGCGTTTGCCAATTGGATCAAGCGCCGTGGCAATATCGCCGGTGTGATCTCGGCCGGCGGCTCCGGCGCCGCATCGCTGGTCGCGCCCGGCATGCGCATCCTCCCCATCGGCGTGCCGAAGTTGATCGTCTCATCGGTCGCCTCGGGTGACGTCGGACCCTATGTCGGCCCCGCCGACATCACGATGATGTATTCGGTGACGGACGTGCAGGGCCTCAATTCGATCTCGCGCGCAGTGCTGTCGAACGGCGCCAATGCCATCGCCGGCATGGTCAAGGCGCGGCTCGACCAGCGCGACACGAAGGACCGCGCCGCGAGGACCGGGCTGCCGCCGATTGGCATCACCATGTTCGGCGTCACCACGCCCGCGGTGCAGAAGATCGCGGCCGATCTGCACGAGGATTTCGAGTGCCTGGTATTCCACGCCACCGGCGTCGGCGGACGATCGATGGAGAAGCTGGTCGATTCCGGCCAGCTTGCCGGCGTGATCGATCTCACGACCACCGAGATCTGCGACTTGCTGATGGGCGGCGTGTTTCCGGCGACGGAGGATCGCTTCGGCGCTGTTATCCGCACCCGCCTGCCATATGTCGGCTCGGTCGGCGCGCTCGACATGGTCAATTTCGGCGCGCCCGACACTATCCCCGAGCGCTATCGCAATCGCAAATTCCACCTCCACAATCCGCAGGTGACGTTGATGCGAACGACGGTGGAAGAAAGCGAGCGCATGGGCCGCTGGATCGGCGAGCGGCTGAACCAGATGGACGGGCCTGTGCGCTTCTTCCTCCCCGAGGGTGGCGTTTCCGCGCTCGATGTCCGCGGCCAGCCGTTCTGGGACCCGGAGGCGGACGCTGCGCTATTCCGCGCGCTGGAGCGCACAGTGCGCGCGACCGGCAACAGGCAACTCATCCGCGTCAAGCAGAACATCAACGATCCCGAGTTCGCCTCGACCATCGTGAGCGCATTCCGAACCTTGTTCGGACGCGGCGGGGCGCGCCGGAGAGTAGCGAGGTGACCGATGGCCCGGTTTGAACGCGCAGCACTCCTCAAGCGGTTTCGCGAGATGGCGAAACGCGGCGAGCCGATCGTCGGCGGCGGCGCCGGAACCGGCCTGTCGGCCAAATGCGAGGAAGCCGGCGGCGTCGATCTCATCGTCATCTACAACTCCGGCCGCTACCGCATGGCCGGCCGCGGCTCGCTCGCCGGACTGATGCCTTACGGCGACGCCAACGCCATCGTGGTTGAGATGGCGAGCGAGGTGCTGCCGGTCGTCAGCAAGACGCCGGTGCTTGCCGGCGTCAACGGCACCGACCCGTTCCGCGACATGGACGTGTTCCTTGACCAGCTCAAGGCGATCGGCTTTGCCGGCGTGCAGAACTTCCCGACCGTCGGCCTGATCGACGGCATCTTCCGCGCCAATCTCGAAGAAACCGGCATGTCCTACGCGCTGGAGATCGACATGATCGCGAAGGCACGCGAGAAGGAGCTGCTGACGACGCCCTACGTCTTCAGCGAGAAGGAGGCGGCAGCGATGGCGATCGCCGGCGCTGACATCATCGTCTGCCATCTCGGGCTCACCACCGGCGGCACGATCGGGGCCCAGACCGCCCCCAAGTTGAAGGACTGCCCCTCGCGCATCGACACCTGGGCCTCGGCGGCACTCAGCGTCAATCCCGACATTTTGGTGCTCGCCCACGGCGGCCCGATCGCGGATCCCGCAGATGCCGATTTCATCATGAAGAACACCCGTTACTGCCACGGATTCTACGGCGCCTCCTCGATGGAGCGGCTGCCAGTGGAGCGGGCTTTGACGGAACAAGTCCGCAAATTCAAGGCGATCAGCGCGCGATAACGCCTGCAAGATTGAGGGAGGGAAACATGTCAGGGATCCTGGTCGGCGAGCTCATCCTCTGGCTGATCGTTGCTGTTATCGTGATCGTGGTTGGCGTCTACATAGTCAACTGGCTCTATCACCGGTCCTCCAAGGAAGTTTCCTTCGTCCGGACCGGCTTCCTCGGCGAACGCGTAGTGATCAACGGCGGCGCGTTCGTGCTGCCCTTCATTCACGATTACACACCCGTCAACATGAACGTGCTGCCGATGGGCATCGTGCGATCGCGTCAGGATGCGGTGATCACCCGCGACCGCATGCGCGTCGACATCGAAGCCGACTTCTATGTTCGGGTCCAGGCCACCCGCGAAGCGGTCTCGATCGCCGCCGCAACGCTCGGCCGCCGCACCATGGAGCCGGAACAGCTCCACGCGCTGCTGGCCGGCAAGTTCATTTCCGCGATCCGCTCGGTCGCATCCGAAATGACCCTCGAAGAGATGCACGAACGACGCGGCGACTATGTCACACGCGTCAAGACCAATGCGGCCGAAGCCCTCGCCCAGAACGGTCTTGAGCTCGAATCCGTCGCGATCACCGATCTCGACCAGACCGACCTCGAATTCTTCAATCCCTCGAACCGGTTCGACGCCGAGGGCTTGACCCGGTTGATGGAAGACATCGAAGCGCGGCGCAAGCTGCGCAACGACATCGAGCAGGACTCGATGATCAAGATCCGCACCCGCAATCTGGAAGCCGAGCGTCAGGCGCTCGAAATCGAGCGCGAGAGTGAGACGGCGCGGCTGGAGCAGGAGCGCGACATCGAGATGCGCCGCGCGCTCCAGCGCACCGAGGTCGCCCGCGAGCGCGCGTTGCGCGAGACCGAGGCTGAACAGGCCCAGATTTCGGCGCGCGAGGCGATCGAACGCTCCCGCATCGCCAATGAGCAGGCGATTGCCGAGGCCCGCATCGCCGCCGAGCGCGAGACCCGGCAGAAGGAGATCGAGCGTACCCGCACTATCGAAGAGAAGGAGCTGCTGGCGCGCGAGGAGATCGAGAAGACCCGGATCGCTAACCAGCGCTCGATCGACACGACCCGCATCGCATCGGAGCGCGAGGTCCGCCAGCTTGAGATCGAGCGGATACGGACCGTCGAGGAGGCCGAGATCGCCGCCCGCGAGGCGGTCGAGAAAGCCCGGATCCAGCAAGACCGCGTCGTCACCGACGCTCGCATTGCCAATGAAGAGGAAACGCGTCGCCGCGAGATCGAGCGCACCCGTGCCGTCGACCAGGCGGAGATCGCCGCCCGCGAGGCGACCGAGAAGGCCCGCATCGCCCAGACGTTGATCGTCAATGTCGAACGCATCTCGTCCGATGAGCGTACCCGCGCGCTGGAGATTCAGCAGGTTCGCACCATCCAGGAGGCCGAGATCGAGGCGCAGCGCGCCGTCGAGGCCGCTCGCATCGCCCGCGAGCGGACGCTCGCCGCCGAGCGCATCGCCGCCGAGCAGAACACGCGGCAGCTTGAGATCGAGCGCAACCAGACCCTCGAAGTCGCCGGCATCGCCGCGCGCGAGACCACCGAAGCCTCGCGTATCGCCCAGGAAGAGCGCGTCCGCTCGCTCGAGATCGCTCGCAACCGCGCGGTCGAGGAAGCCGACATCGCCTCCCGCGAGGCGATCGAGGCGGCCCGCATTGCCCAGGAGAAGGCGGTCGCGGCCGAGCGTATCCAGGCGGAGCGCGACACGCGTTCGCTCGAAATCGAGCGGACCGGCATCCTGGAGGCGGCCGAGCTGAAGCGGCGCGATGCCATCGAGCGCCAGCGCATCACCGTCGATCTCGCACTGGAAGCCGAACGGATCAACTCCTCCAAGAAGCGCGAGGTGCTCAACATCGAGCAGAAAAAGGCGATCGAGATCGCGGACGAAGACCGCGTC harbors:
- a CDS encoding ABC transporter permease, with the protein product MSEARRSPAALEVRGLDVYYGHSHALQGVDLSLDTGVFSVVGRNGMGKTTLCKAIMGLVPVRGGSIRVRGEDITRWPSATIARLGVGYVPQGRRLWRSLSVDEHLRLAGGMRSGPWTVERIYDTFPRLAERKDHGGGQLSGGEQQMLAISRALLTNPHLLIMDEPTEGLAPVIVTQVEEMLLQLGEDGDMSVLVIEQNIGVATAISRNVAIMVNGRINRVIDSSRLSADRELQRRLLGVGLHAELEPDIDVPAAGGEVKPVPQPARASGPTRIYISNPTPPTRWSQPVPIARIEAAARTLSIQVARLDESARRKREPVTAQTAGAPEILVVGTLDTKGTELRFIRDIIAESGLRTRLVDVSTSGKHATCDVSAQEIALNHGRGGSAVFGPDRGVAVTAMADAFANWIKRRGNIAGVISAGGSGAASLVAPGMRILPIGVPKLIVSSVASGDVGPYVGPADITMMYSVTDVQGLNSISRAVLSNGANAIAGMVKARLDQRDTKDRAARTGLPPIGITMFGVTTPAVQKIAADLHEDFECLVFHATGVGGRSMEKLVDSGQLAGVIDLTTTEICDLLMGGVFPATEDRFGAVIRTRLPYVGSVGALDMVNFGAPDTIPERYRNRKFHLHNPQVTLMRTTVEESERMGRWIGERLNQMDGPVRFFLPEGGVSALDVRGQPFWDPEADAALFRALERTVRATGNRQLIRVKQNINDPEFASTIVSAFRTLFGRGGARRRVAR
- a CDS encoding ABC transporter ATP-binding protein; translation: MDSVAQRLSAVGAGAALELRGVTRLFGALAALTDVTITVRPGERRAVLGSNGAGKTTLFNCITGDFPPTSGTIRFFGEDVTHFPPYERIRRGLRRTYQISALFPGLTVRDNVYLACRGVSRGRFSFLRPGQNDALMHAADSLVQAVHLAGVKDQRVAELAHGQQRQLEIALALAGAPRFVLFDEPAAGLSPTERAELVEILTSLPAHIGYIIIEHDMDVALRVVESVTMMHNGRIFKEGVPEEIQSDPEVQELYLGGGHE
- a CDS encoding phosphoenolpyruvate hydrolase family protein codes for the protein MARFERAALLKRFREMAKRGEPIVGGGAGTGLSAKCEEAGGVDLIVIYNSGRYRMAGRGSLAGLMPYGDANAIVVEMASEVLPVVSKTPVLAGVNGTDPFRDMDVFLDQLKAIGFAGVQNFPTVGLIDGIFRANLEETGMSYALEIDMIAKAREKELLTTPYVFSEKEAAAMAIAGADIIVCHLGLTTGGTIGAQTAPKLKDCPSRIDTWASAALSVNPDILVLAHGGPIADPADADFIMKNTRYCHGFYGASSMERLPVERALTEQVRKFKAISAR
- a CDS encoding flotillin family protein → MSGILVGELILWLIVAVIVIVVGVYIVNWLYHRSSKEVSFVRTGFLGERVVINGGAFVLPFIHDYTPVNMNVLPMGIVRSRQDAVITRDRMRVDIEADFYVRVQATREAVSIAAATLGRRTMEPEQLHALLAGKFISAIRSVASEMTLEEMHERRGDYVTRVKTNAAEALAQNGLELESVAITDLDQTDLEFFNPSNRFDAEGLTRLMEDIEARRKLRNDIEQDSMIKIRTRNLEAERQALEIERESETARLEQERDIEMRRALQRTEVARERALRETEAEQAQISAREAIERSRIANEQAIAEARIAAERETRQKEIERTRTIEEKELLAREEIEKTRIANQRSIDTTRIASEREVRQLEIERIRTVEEAEIAAREAVEKARIQQDRVVTDARIANEEETRRREIERTRAVDQAEIAAREATEKARIAQTLIVNVERISSDERTRALEIQQVRTIQEAEIEAQRAVEAARIARERTLAAERIAAEQNTRQLEIERNQTLEVAGIAARETTEASRIAQEERVRSLEIARNRAVEEADIASREAIEAARIAQEKAVAAERIQAERDTRSLEIERTGILEAAELKRRDAIERQRITVDLALEAERINSSKKREVLNIEQKKAIEIADEDRVIALSAKKSERIDADRQVRQAEIVARKEVETTDVSREQALEAARLERRRAIEQLEVARVQSLQEAEIASHEEVERARIASDRGLDEARVGRERELRKLEVNREKEVETVLMEKAIAIHQKSLEESAAKAMAEEARMRATEATERVITARESEIAKRRKTVEVMIAEKQAEETRIAAEAERVRAAVEAEAQRMLNEAENVLTDQARYSLFRRKLLDRIEGIVRESVKPMEKIEGIRILQVDGLNGNGHGGNGGRSATDEVIDSALRYRVQAPLIDSLLADIGVEGGSLAKMPGLIREARDMQGIKESARKGGGGGDKPAASPPMAEGGGEPPADRSSRKKS
- a CDS encoding branched-chain amino acid ABC transporter permease yields the protein MTRFVERHPAWALIVIIAIAATMWLIFAVWPPGLEDTVGRKRVFLNALFNGITLGGLYFLVASGFTLIFGLMRNVNLAHGSLYLFGGYVGYAVSASTGSWILAFIVAFILTALVGVLLQVLVFRRMEGQDLRQTMVTIGLSIVFADLMLWACGGDFYQIQTPTWLIGPIDLPLITAVKSSGEPVYLRYPLVRLVIFLASVIIGIAMWLALNRTRIGMIIRAGVDDRDILAATGVRIQIVFVLVFALGAGLAGIAGVVGGTFQSLSPGEDIRFLLASLVVVIVGGMGSIPGAALGALIIGLAEQLGSVYIPTYAIVVTFLIMVLVLALRPQGLLARR
- a CDS encoding branched-chain amino acid ABC transporter permease; protein product: MSVTHDARIQIRSPASAAQRQAARGWPDINNPAAWIIAVILLAMPLVANGFFLIEIFATTLILGTIALSLMFLAGYGGMVSLMQLTIAGFSAYMVAVFGVSGNANISLGWPWWLAVPMALTLATIFGTLGGALAVRTEGIYTIMITLAIGAAFYYFTNQNWAIFNGHTGINNVATPHFWGVNWRADIPFYYVVLAVAALCYFAVDYISRAPFGLALQGVRDNPRRMAALGFNVNAHRVAAYAVASFIAGLAGVLQVWNYRQISPGSVSVGACIDILIIAVVGGITRPIGPYIGALVFVLLRTFALDFLIKIGLDGNRFRLLIGLGFLAIVFWSSDGVIGLWQRWRRSYRPQSDRPGGGRGHG
- a CDS encoding helix-turn-helix domain-containing protein yields the protein MSRALAVFHGRFGRATVYQLNRPFNIHAHREGHLIFHVGGRSACIDVNDGRYELTEGSVVAVNPWEPHNFLPTDLDGGAVFFVLYVNPEWFAPDAPGADRLRFGRTQFVRSPALDKHIRHAAALVCGAPSLNSLDGELRRLIDICYDESWQQTEAAPDLRTNGSITDFRVRKCIKMMSESPGAEIELDTIARESGLSRPHFYRLFRTQTGVTPHLYLNTLMMEQALEALVASEAPIADIGFDLGFSSQSGFTRFFAANVGMAPTDYRRAAKVLRG